The Bacillus sp. FJAT-27916 genomic interval TCTTCAGCCCTTGCTCCACTCTTATCGACAACACCTTTGATTGCCTTAACCACTGCCTGGAAAATCTCTTCGGGGTCCTGCTCAGCAATCATTGGTGAAGGACTATGTAGCGGATATTCTACATGACAAATACAATGAACCTTTGTCTCTTTGGTGAATAGAACAGCCTTAGTAGAAGTTGTCCCAATATCGACCCCAATATAAAACATCATGAATCCCCTCATTTCCACTAATAATCACTCTCGTAATAGAGAATATTGTATATGGTAATACTGCTGATAGACAATGTAATTTTGGAGGCTCAACCAATGAAGAAACAGCTGCTGACCAGCTTTGCATCCATTTTTCTCTTAACCCCTCTCTCAGGGGCAAATATGCCTTTAGAGCATACACAAATCATTCACGCGGCAGCCCTTACCCAAGCAGTGAAGGTCGGACAGCCCGCTCCGGACATTTCCCTTCTAACCATCTCTGGTAAACAGGTCCGCCTGTCCGATTATCTCGGACAAAAGGTCGTAGTCAACTTTTGGGCCTCATGGTGCCCTCCGTGCCGCGAAGAAATGCCCGCATTGGAAGATTATTTTAAATCCAACAAACAAAATGCCAGCCTTTTAAGCATTAATATGACCAACGCAGAGAAAAGCGTTGATGATGTCCACAATTTTATCAAGAGAGATAAGCTGACCTTTCCCATTCTCTTAGATACGAAAGGAAAAACGGGTGAAGCTTATCAAATCCTCACCCTGCCAACAAGTTTTTTTATTGATTCGAGCGGAATAATCCGAAAGAAATGGATTGGCCCGTTAGATAAGAATACCCTTGAATCCATCCTGGCAACGATTAAGTAAGTTTGCTCCATACCCCCATCTTACAAAAAAAAACATAAAATAGACATTTTTTTACTTATATTCTCTCTAAATTCATAGTACAATAGAGAACAAAATCAGTTTGATATTTTTAAGGGGTGTTGCAAATGAGAACTTACCAGCTGTTAATCTCTGTCATGCTTATTATGATTAGCGTCTTTTCCGTCAAGAATCTCATTACTGGCCAATGGGACATCCAATATGCCATGCTAAACGGCGGGATGGCCATCATCGTTCTCGGTATCTATACAGGATACATGAAATATTTACAAGAACAAGAATCCAATTAAACCTTTTATGCTGATTTGACTAGGTCAAATCAGCTTTTTTTAACCTCCACACATGCAGGTACCGGTATTGAAATAACGCTTGCTGTATACCTCGGAATTCCGCTTATCTAAGCCGCTGACATTTGAAAGTGTTGTAACAGCCATATCTTTCTTCTTGTTAGTCATATCAATATGATTGGCTTCCATTTCCTCCAATCTGTAATCTCCAACGATGATTCCCTATTCCCTTTTTGTTCAATGTTCAATCAAATAGTCTAAAGCGATGACCGATCATGGACAAAAAAACCCTTGAACAGATAAGTTCAAGGGTTCAGCTATCTTATTTATTCATTTCTGCAGGCATAGGAATTGTCGCCTTTTTCATCTCTTCTTCAAGTTCTTTTGTATAAGATGCTTTCTCTTTATCTGACCAGTGGAGAACCTTCGCCATTTCTTCGATGACGGCATCCTTCCACTTATAAACAGAAGCGATATCAAACAAGAGCTTTCCGGTTCTTCGGTTAAAGAAATCAAGCGGTGTGACGACCATTTCTTGTTCGATTGAATAACGGAGTGCCACAAAGAGATCAAGAGGGAGCCCTGATAGCTTCGCTTCTTCCTTATAAGCCTTTGCCAGTTCGAACATGACAGGAGCATTTGATCCATATTTTCTAAGCATGGCAACAGCCTCTTCTTTTGACAATCCTGCTTGAAGACCTTTGTCTGCATGCTTAGCGATATATTTCTCAAATTGACTGGATCCGCCTACATGTCCGCCTGAAATTGGCATTTTATCCGTGGAACAGCTGGAATATAGCTTATAGCCCTCATCGCGGAATTGTTTAGCTACAAGATTGACGACGGTTTCCGCCATCTTCCGGTACCCAGTTAATTTTCCTCCTGCGATTGTGATCAAGCCACTGTCGGAAATCCATGTCTCATCCTTCCTTGAGATCTCAGAAGCACCCTTGCCTTCCTGGCTGATCAACGGCCTTACACCTGCCCAGCTTGACTCGACATCCTCTTTTGTGACGGAGACTGTCGGGAACATATAATTAATCGCATCAAGGATATAATCTCTGTCTTGATCGGTCATTTGTGGACTCTTAGGATCCGTATCATAAAATGTATCTGTTGTACCAACATAAGCTTTCCCATCTCGAGGAATCGCAAAAACCATGCGCCCATCAGGCGTATCAAAATAGACCGCTTGCTGCAACGGGAATTTTGATTGATCAATGACAATATGAACACCCTTGGTCAATTGAAGGACCTTGCCTTTCTTCGAGTGATCCATTTCACGAATCGTATCAACCCATGGGCCGGAAGCATTGATGACTTTGCGTGAATGAATGGTGATTTCCTCGCCGTCAATTAAATCCTTGCCGATAATACCTGTAATTTTGCCATTATGATAAACAAGCTGATCAGCTTTCATATAGTTCATGACAACAGCACCTTGTGCAGCTGCTTCCTTCATCACTTCAATGGTCAAGCGGGCATCATCGGTACGATACTCAACATAGTACCCTCCGCCTTTCAGTCCATCCTTCTTCACAAGCGGCGCTCTCTCAAGCGTCTCTTGCACAGTGAGCATTTTCCTGCGCTCCTTCTTCTTAACACCTGCCAAGAAGTCATATACCCGAAGGCCCATTGAAGTAGAGAATTTGCCAAATGTTCCTCCCTCATGGAAAGGAAGCAGCATCCATTCCGGTGTGGTAACATGGGGGCCGTTCTCATACACAATCGCGCGTTCCTTCCCAACCTCAGCCACAACGCCTACTTGCAGCTGTTTTAAGTAACGCAGTCCGCCATGAACGAGTTTCGTGGAGCGGCTGGATGTACCTGCAGCAAAGTCCTGCATTTCAACTAAAGCGACCTTCATTCCGCGTGAAGCGGCATCAAGTGCTATTCCGGCCCCAGTTATTCCTCCCCCAATCACCAATACATCAAATGTTGTATGTTTAAGCTCGTTTTTAAACTCACTTCTATGCAAACTATTTAGCTCCATTGTTTGTACCTCCTCAATTTTCTTGCCAAATTATGAAAAAAGAGACCACAAAATACATTACCCTAAGCAGGAGAATGTATTCGTGGTCTCTCGAAATCTCTAACCAATTATTAACTTATTTTTAGTATATCACC includes:
- a CDS encoding peroxiredoxin family protein: MKKQLLTSFASIFLLTPLSGANMPLEHTQIIHAAALTQAVKVGQPAPDISLLTISGKQVRLSDYLGQKVVVNFWASWCPPCREEMPALEDYFKSNKQNASLLSINMTNAEKSVDDVHNFIKRDKLTFPILLDTKGKTGEAYQILTLPTSFFIDSSGIIRKKWIGPLDKNTLESILATIK
- a CDS encoding glycerol-3-phosphate dehydrogenase/oxidase, with translation MELNSLHRSEFKNELKHTTFDVLVIGGGITGAGIALDAASRGMKVALVEMQDFAAGTSSRSTKLVHGGLRYLKQLQVGVVAEVGKERAIVYENGPHVTTPEWMLLPFHEGGTFGKFSTSMGLRVYDFLAGVKKKERRKMLTVQETLERAPLVKKDGLKGGGYYVEYRTDDARLTIEVMKEAAAQGAVVMNYMKADQLVYHNGKITGIIGKDLIDGEEITIHSRKVINASGPWVDTIREMDHSKKGKVLQLTKGVHIVIDQSKFPLQQAVYFDTPDGRMVFAIPRDGKAYVGTTDTFYDTDPKSPQMTDQDRDYILDAINYMFPTVSVTKEDVESSWAGVRPLISQEGKGASEISRKDETWISDSGLITIAGGKLTGYRKMAETVVNLVAKQFRDEGYKLYSSCSTDKMPISGGHVGGSSQFEKYIAKHADKGLQAGLSKEEAVAMLRKYGSNAPVMFELAKAYKEEAKLSGLPLDLFVALRYSIEQEMVVTPLDFFNRRTGKLLFDIASVYKWKDAVIEEMAKVLHWSDKEKASYTKELEEEMKKATIPMPAEMNK